The sequence below is a genomic window from Shinella zoogloeoides.
GGGCAGACGGCATTGACGCGGATGCGCGCCTTGCCGAGTTCCAGCGCCAGTTGCTGCGCCATCGCCACCTGCGCGGCCTTGGTGGCGGAATAGGCCGTCGCACCCGGCGTGGTGAAGGTACGCGTGCCGTTGATCGACGAGACGATGACGATAGCGCCTTCGCCCGCCTGCTTGAGATGGGGAACGGTCAGGTGCAGCGTGAGATAGGTGCCGCGCAGATTGATGGCGATCGTCTCGTCCCATTCGGCGGGCTTGAGGTCATCGATCGGCGCCCAGGCGCCGTTGACGCCCGCATTGGCTACGACGACGTCGAGCCGGCCGAACGCACCGACGAGCTGCTCGACCGCAACCCGCATGGACGCCTCGTCCGCCACGTCCGCCGCGAGCGCCAGCGCCGCGCCGCCAAGCGAGCGGATTTCCCTTGCGACGGTCTCCACCTCGTCCGCGGTGCGGCTCAACACGCCGACGCTGGCGCCATACCGGGCGAGCGCCAGGGCCGTTGCCTTGCCGATCCCGGATCCAGCACCGGTAACGAGGGCGACCTTTCCTGCAAACAGCATGGCAACTCCTTCCAGTGGCCGCGGTCCGGCTTGACAGAAATGCTCCTGCGGGACGTCGGTTCCCCGGATTTTTTCGGAACCAAGCGGAGAGGCTTGCGTTTGCTCAAAAGACGAAGCCAGTTCGCAGGAGCTACCCGTGCGCCAGAAGAAAAAGCCGCTACCCCGCAAACCCGCCGTCTCCCCGGAAGCAGAACTTCGCAACGCCCGCAAACGCCGCAATTCCTGGGAGCCGCAGGTGATCGTGCCGCAGCAGGTCGATCTGCCGCTCGTCCGGTCCGAGCGGGAGGAAGTGGCCGTGCCGGCCGCTCCGAATGGCCGCAGCCTCGTCAACGGGCGGCTTTGAAGGAGGGCGGATCGCGATGCGTGTGAAGGACGTGATGTCCGCCCAGATCGTTACGGTCTCGCCCAATGACACCGCCCAATCGGCCGCCCGGCTGATGCTCGAAACCGAAGTCGGCGCGCTGCCGGTCGAAGTGCCCGGCGTGGGCGCCATCGTCGGCATCCTCACGGACCGCGACATCGTCGTCTCGGTGCTGGCGCGCGGACTTTCCACCTCGACGACCATTGCCGAGTTCATGACCGTGTCGCCTGAAGTCTGTAACGAGAATGACGACACGGCAGCGGTGGCCGCCCGCATGCGCGAATTCGCGGTGCGCCGCCTCGTCGTTGTGAACGACGACCGGCATGTCGTCGGCATCGTCAGCCTCGTCGATATCCACAACGAGAAAGCCGCTGCGGAGGGATTGCGATGACCATCTTTGCGAACGACCGGCTGTGGGACGAAGCCGTGGTGATCGAGGGCGACCGGCAGGTCATTCGCGTGCAGAGCACGCGCGACGCCCTGCTCTGCCTCAAGAACCATTGGCCGATACAAGACGGACCTGCTGGCCAGACGGCGAAAAGCGTCTGCGAGCAGGGGCTGACAAGCGACGACGACCCGGCGTTCGCCCGCCGGGCCTTTATCGAAGCGGCAAAGGAGGCCGGCTTCCGCGTGAATTCATGGACGGCCGCATAGACGGCTG
It includes:
- a CDS encoding SDR family oxidoreductase; this translates as MLFAGKVALVTGAGSGIGKATALALARYGASVGVLSRTADEVETVAREIRSLGGAALALAADVADEASMRVAVEQLVGAFGRLDVVVANAGVNGAWAPIDDLKPAEWDETIAINLRGTYLTLHLTVPHLKQAGEGAIVIVSSINGTRTFTTPGATAYSATKAAQVAMAQQLALELGKARIRVNAVCPGAIETSIDENTDQRGAGEAGIPVVWPEGDIPVSHGKPGTADEVADAILFLASSKARHITGIPLWIDGGQGLLR
- a CDS encoding CBS domain-containing protein, with translation MRVKDVMSAQIVTVSPNDTAQSAARLMLETEVGALPVEVPGVGAIVGILTDRDIVVSVLARGLSTSTTIAEFMTVSPEVCNENDDTAAVAARMREFAVRRLVVVNDDRHVVGIVSLVDIHNEKAAAEGLR
- a CDS encoding DUF982 domain-containing protein produces the protein MTIFANDRLWDEAVVIEGDRQVIRVQSTRDALLCLKNHWPIQDGPAGQTAKSVCEQGLTSDDDPAFARRAFIEAAKEAGFRVNSWTAA